The genomic region TCGGGCTGGCGCTCGCCATCATCGAAGAGGCGACATTGTCCTTCCTGGGGGTGGGCGTGCCCCCAACCCAGCCCTCCCTCGGAACGCTGATCCGCATCGGCCAGCAATTCCTGTTCTCGGGCGAATGGTGGATCCTGTTCTTCCCCGCCGTGACGCTTGTCCTTCTTGCCTTGTCGGTCAACCTGCTCGGTGACTGGCTGCGCGATGCGCTCAACCCGAGGCTGCGCTGATGACTGAACCGCTTCTGTCCGTAAAGGACCTCAAGGTCGTCTTCCACCTGCGGCGTGGGGATTTCACCGCCGTCGACGGGATTTCCTTCGATATCATGCCCGGCGAAGTGCTGGGCGTGGTCGGAGAATCGGGGGCCGGCAAATCGATGACCGGCACCGCCATCATGGGGCTGGTCGACCGGCCCGGCGAGGTGAGCGCCGCCGAAATCAAATTGAAGGGCGAGCGCATCGACAGGCTCGACGAGGAAGGCTACCGCAAGATTCGCGGTCGCCGGATCGGCATGGTGTTCCAGGATCCGCTGACCTCGCTCAACCCGCTCTATACGGTGGGCGAGCAATTGATCGAGACCATCCGCCGTCACCTGCCGATGTCGCAGGACCAGGCAAGAAAGCGCGCCATCGAGCTTTTGACCGATGCGGGCATCCCCAATCCGGAAGAACGTATCAACGCCTATCCGCACCAGTTTTCGGGCGGCATGCGCCAGCGCGTGGTGATCTCGCTGGCGCTGGCCGCCGAGCCCGAACTGGTGATCGCCGACGAACCCACATCGGCGCTCGACGTTTCGGTGCAGGCCCAGATCATCAAGGTTTTGAAGCGCCTGTGTGCCGAGCGCGGCGTGGCGGTGATGCTGATTACCCACGATATGGGGGTGATCGCCGAGGCGGCCGACCGCATGATCGTGATGAACAAGGGCAAGATCGTCGAGACGGGAACGGTGGGCGACATCATCCACCGGCCCAAGGAGCCTTATACCCAAAAGCTGATCGAGGCGATTCCGTCGATCAAGGCGCAGAATCCGCGATTTGCAGCCGCCGCCGCGCAAGGGGGCGGTTTCGCTTCGGAAAAAACCGATGCGCCACTGGTGGTTGTCGAGGGACTGTCCAAGGAATTCGACCTCTCGCCCTCGATGCTGAGCCGGGTGTTCGGCGGCAGCCGCAAGATCGTCAAGGCGGTCAACGATGTGTCCTTTTCGATCCAGAAGGGCCAGACCTATGGCCTGGTGGGTGAATCGGGATCGGGCAAATCGACTTGCGCGCGCATGCTGGTGGGACTGCTCGAGCCCACGGCAGGCTCGGTCAAGCTCGAGGGTACCGACATCTGGCGCGACAGGGATGCGCTGGCCAAGCGGCGTTCGAAAATCCAGATGATCTTCCAGGACCCCTATGCCAGCCTCAATCCGCGTTGGCGGGTGGGCGAGATCATCGCCGAGCCGATGCGGGCGCTGGGGATTTCGCGCAATGGAAGCGAGATCGGCGATCGGGTGGCAGACCTTCTGCGCCGCGTACGGCTGGACCCCGAGGCGATGCGGAAATATCCGCATGAGTTCTCGGGCGGGCAGCGCCAGCGCATCGCCATCGCCCGGGCGCTTTCGAGCCAGCCCGAATTCATCATCTGCGACGAGCCGACTTCGGCTCTGGACGTTTCGGTTCAGGCCCAGGTGCTCGAATTGATGAGCCAGCTCCAGGAGGAGTTCGGGCTGACCTATCTGCTGATCAGCCACAACCTGGCGGTGGTGCGTCAGATGGCGGACGCGGTGGGCGTGCTCCACAATGGCGTACTGGTCGAAAACGGGCCGGTCGAGGACATCTTCGGAGCGCCCAAGGCCGACTACACCAAGATGCTGCTCGACGCGGTGCCCGATATCGCCAAGGTGGCGTAGGCGCCGCCCAAAACCCGCCACGATTGAAGCGCCCCATCGGCTTCGCGCCGGGGGGCGTTTTTTGTTTGGGGACCGAACCATGCTCACATTTTCGCGTATCGTCGCCGCGCTTCTTATCGCCATCGGCATCGCGCTGGCCGGCTGGCTGGGAGGACAGGCGTTGATCGAATCGCGCCAGCCGATCCGGACGGTAACGGTCAAAGGGCTGTCCGAGCGCAATGTGATGGCCAATATCGCCCATTGGCCGATCAAGTTCGTGGCGACCGGCCCCACGCTCGAGGATGCGCGGGCGCAACTGGAAGCCTCCGACGCTGCGGTGCGCGAGTTCCTGACCGGCGCGGGTTTTCCCGAGGATGCGATGAATGTCCAGAATATCCTCGTCGAGGACCGGCTGGCCGGCTACAACGCCTCGGGCACTCCGGACGAGGCGCGGTTCGTTCTGACCGAGGAGTTCATCGTCACATCTGAGGATGTGGAGGCGATCGCGACGGCCTCGCGCAATATCGGCGATCTGCTGCGCGCCGGGGTGGTGTTTTCCTCGGACAGCTACAATGCAGGTCCGAGCTACATCTTTACCGCGCTTAACGATCTAAAGACGGACATGCTGGCCGAGGCCACCCAAAGAGCGCGCGAGGCGGCCGAACAGTTCGCGGCCGAAGCCGGTGCCGAGGTGGGGACGATCCAGACGGCGAACCAGGGCGTGTTCGAGATATTGGCGGCGGTGGAAATCCCCGATCAACGGCCGGAAAAGCAGATGGAAAAGAAGGTACGGGTGGTGACGACGATCACCTACTTCCTCGAGTAGGTGAGGATACACCGGACGGTGGTGGGGGAGAGGCTGCTGCTGGATTCCGGGAACATGTCCCGGATTGACAGGGGGATTGTACCCGATCCGCCAAACCGCTCGCGAGTATCTTGTGGGCGACGCCGGGCTGTCCACCTCTTCAGCGGCTTCGATAGGAAGCGGGTCTCCGGATCAAGCCCGAGGGCGACGAGAGGAGAGGGGGCGGGCGGGGGTAAGCGCGTTCATGGAAACGCGGTGCGCCCCCGTGAGGCAGAGTTAGGCCGCGCAGGCGCGGCATTCGCCGCGGATTTCCATTGTGGTGCGCTTCATGACGAACCCTTCGCGGTCGGCCCAGGCATTAAGACGGTCGCGGACGACATCGTCGGAGAATTCGGAAACCTGACCGCATTTTTCGCAAATGGCGAAGGCGATGAGCCCTGAGGCGTGGCAATGGGGCTGGGCGCAGGCGACGAAGGCGTTCATCGATTCCAGGCGGTGGGCGAGACCCATGTCCAGGAGCTTGTCGAGAGCGCGATAGACTTGGAGCGGGGCGCGCAGGCCTTCATCGCGCAACTGGTCGAGCAGGGCGTAGGCGCTCATAGGCGCTTCGGCCTTTTCCAGCCGGTCGAGAACCAGCGATTGATTGCGGGTGAGATCGGTATGGGCGATCATTGCGAGACGGCTCCTTTGGATCCGGCAGCGGAATTGGAGTCGGCATTAGCCGGAAACGCTTCGATGGGCAGAATCGAGGTTATGGCGAAAACGCCGAGCGCCGCAACCACGATCGAGGGGCCCGAGGGCGTATCGAAATGGAGCGAGGCCCACAGGCCGGCGAGCACGGCGGCAACGCCGCCCAGGGCGGCATAAAGCGCCATTTGCTCGGGGGTCCGGGCCAGCCGGCGAGCGGCGGTGGCGGGGATGATCAGCATGGCGGTGATGAGCAGCACGCCAAGAATCTTC from Pelagibacterium sp. 26DY04 harbors:
- a CDS encoding SIMPL domain-containing protein, which encodes MLTFSRIVAALLIAIGIALAGWLGGQALIESRQPIRTVTVKGLSERNVMANIAHWPIKFVATGPTLEDARAQLEASDAAVREFLTGAGFPEDAMNVQNILVEDRLAGYNASGTPDEARFVLTEEFIVTSEDVEAIATASRNIGDLLRAGVVFSSDSYNAGPSYIFTALNDLKTDMLAEATQRAREAAEQFAAEAGAEVGTIQTANQGVFEILAAVEIPDQRPEKQMEKKVRVVTTITYFLE
- a CDS encoding ABC transporter ATP-binding protein codes for the protein MTEPLLSVKDLKVVFHLRRGDFTAVDGISFDIMPGEVLGVVGESGAGKSMTGTAIMGLVDRPGEVSAAEIKLKGERIDRLDEEGYRKIRGRRIGMVFQDPLTSLNPLYTVGEQLIETIRRHLPMSQDQARKRAIELLTDAGIPNPEERINAYPHQFSGGMRQRVVISLALAAEPELVIADEPTSALDVSVQAQIIKVLKRLCAERGVAVMLITHDMGVIAEAADRMIVMNKGKIVETGTVGDIIHRPKEPYTQKLIEAIPSIKAQNPRFAAAAAQGGGFASEKTDAPLVVVEGLSKEFDLSPSMLSRVFGGSRKIVKAVNDVSFSIQKGQTYGLVGESGSGKSTCARMLVGLLEPTAGSVKLEGTDIWRDRDALAKRRSKIQMIFQDPYASLNPRWRVGEIIAEPMRALGISRNGSEIGDRVADLLRRVRLDPEAMRKYPHEFSGGQRQRIAIARALSSQPEFIICDEPTSALDVSVQAQVLELMSQLQEEFGLTYLLISHNLAVVRQMADAVGVLHNGVLVENGPVEDIFGAPKADYTKMLLDAVPDIAKVA
- a CDS encoding Fur family transcriptional regulator, whose amino-acid sequence is MIAHTDLTRNQSLVLDRLEKAEAPMSAYALLDQLRDEGLRAPLQVYRALDKLLDMGLAHRLESMNAFVACAQPHCHASGLIAFAICEKCGQVSEFSDDVVRDRLNAWADREGFVMKRTTMEIRGECRACAA